A window of Coregonus clupeaformis isolate EN_2021a chromosome 28, ASM2061545v1, whole genome shotgun sequence contains these coding sequences:
- the LOC121543431 gene encoding T-complex protein 11-like protein 2, with protein sequence MPGNDERPTSMSTTGSEDASSDAESSSDRYDSIMSASDLDCSRQSFTSDCSSSKHSSPSSSPPKTITLDEVMSSARDLSNLTLAHEIIVNRDFHVEQPYLPQNSLEKQVKDIVHKAFWDSLESELNNDPPEYEHSIKLLEEIREILLSFLSLGANRLRTQILEVLDMDLIRQQADKEAVDIQGLASYIVTIMGKLCAPVRDDEVKKLRENPDNVVSMFKEIFRVLDLMKMDMVNFTIQSLRPDLQRQSVEYERAKFQSIVEKTPSALDHTTEWIKSSLEEVLFSMPTMEQPNSHGKVGKALPSPLLVINSGFIRILTWDYHKSPLPETLMTDEVRLQELQRRLQLLKAVASVLLIVYSAIGGPISGLPALAERLKRMTSVLLEGMHSTDFNLSEALGNVSAQICCELNKSLTERNYPALPPELQVTLKGQITSIIQENNPIRSLVEGRVQQYFRVLLATPNSHVNPPPTPGGLALIQPELTSLAVTFVSLVNFNKQVYSPFYMMILKTLLFSNAAPTPVATAPQDPSIQNPVSSN encoded by the exons ATGCCTGGGAATGACGAGCGGCCCACCTCCATGTCCACCACTGGCAGCGAGGACGCCAGCAGCGACGCTGAGTCGTCGTCGGACCGCTATGACAGCATCATGTCTGCCAGTGACTTGGACTGCTCCCGCCAGAGCTTCACCAGTGACTGCTCCAGCAGCAAGCACAGCTCGCCCTCCT CCAGCCCGCCCAAAACTATAACACTGGATGAAGTCATGTCTTCTGCCCGGGACCTGTCCAACCTGACCCTGGCCCACGAGATCATCGTCAACCGTGACTTCCATGTGGAGCAGCCCTACCTACCTCAGAACAG TTTGGAGAAGCAAGTCAAAGATATAGTTCACAAGGCGTTCTGGGATAGCCTGGAGTCTGAGCTGAATAATGACCCACCAGAGTATGAGCACTCCATCAAACTGCTGGAGGAGATCAGAGAG ATCCTGCTGTCGTTCCTGAGTCTGGGAGCCAATCGGCTGCGGACTCAGATCCTGGAGGTGCTGGACATGGATCTGATTCGCCAGCAGGCGGACAAGGAAGCGGTGGACATACAGGGCCTGGCCTCTTACATCGTCACCATCATGGGAAAGCTGTGCGCCCCCGTCCGCGACGACGAGGTCAAAAAGCTCCGCGAGAACCCCGACAATGTTGTGTCAATGTTCAA GGAGATCTTCCGGGTGCTGGACCTGATGAAGATGGACATGGTGAACTTCACCATCCAGAGCCTGCGGCCCGATCTGCAGAGGCAGTCAGTGGAGTACGAGAGGGCCAAGTTCCAGAGCATCGTGGAGAAGACTCCCA GTGCGTTGGACCATACCACTGAGTGGATCAAGTCCTCTCTGGAGGAGGTGCTTTTCTCCATGCCAACCATGGAGCAGCCCAACAGCCATGGGAAGGTGGGGAAAGCCCTGCCAAGTCCCCTCCTGGTCATCAACAGTGGATTCATCCGCATCCTCACCTGGGACTACCACAAGAGCCCACTGCCTGAG ACCCTGATGACAGACGAGGTGCGTCTGCAGGAGCTCCAGCGCAGGCTCCAGCTGCTAAAGGCTGTGGCCTCCGTGCTGCTCATTGTCTACAGCGCCATCGGAGGGCCCATCTCGGGGCTGCCCGCGCTGGCCGAGCGCCTCAAAAGGATGACCAGCGTGCTCCTGGAGGGCATGCACAGCAC GGACTTTAACCTGTCAGAGGCTCTGGGGAACGTCAGTGCTCAGATCTGCTGTGAGCTCAACAAGTCCCTGACTGAGAGGAACTACCCAGCCTTGCCCCCAGAACTCCAGGTCACCCTCAAGGGCCAGATCACCAGCATCATCCAGGAAAACAACCCTATCCGCAGTCTTGTGG AGGGAAGGGTCCAGCAGTACTTCCGGGTGCTCCTCGCCACGCCCAACTCTCACGTGAACCCGCCCCCGACGCCCGGAGGCCTGGCGCTGATCCAACCGGAGCTCACCTCCTTGGCGGTCACCTTCGTCAGCCTGGTCAACTTCAACAAGCAGGTCTACAGCCCCTTCTACATGATGATCCTCAAGACCCTGCTCTTCAGTAACGCGGCGCCTACACCGGTGGCCACCGCACCCCAGGACCCCAGCATACAGAACCCTGTGAGCTCCAACTAG
- the LOC121542454 gene encoding 4-galactosyl-N-acetylglucosaminide 3-alpha-L-fucosyltransferase 9-like, which translates to MSTPASQGVLRPVLIGFFLMLCFVGIFFIYYKPQIQFLSCPTDQASHEGKAGCPACPQVCRAGNNTGQNTHHAQTAIQADDDGDTDTDTIILIWMWPFGHAFDIDSCAYFNIKGCHLTVDKNLYSKAHGVIFHHRDIHGDLKNMPQEQRPWFQKWVWWNAESPANTNRIPGVDNLFNLTASYRLDSDIKVPYGSLVEVTSEDKSFELPKKDKLVCWVVSNWNPNYKRVQVFNELSRHVKVEAYGRHFSRYLENEDYSKTLSSCKFYLAFENSIYKDYATEKLFNAMKLGAVPIVLGPSRDNYEQFIPRDYFIHVNDFSSTEELAKQLLFLDQNNEEYMRYFNWRNNFKVQGWWFGLEHACRSCDYIRKNKEYRTFHNLNKWFWG; encoded by the coding sequence ATGTCCACTCCGGCTTCCCAGGGGGTTCTACGGCCTGTTCTGATTGGCTTTTTTTTAATGCTGTGCTTCGTGGGCATATTCTTCATTTACTACAAACCCCAGATCCAGTTCCTCTCATGCCCTACTGACCAGGCATCCCACGAGGGGAAGGCTGGTTGTCCTGCTTGCCCTCAAGTCTGTAGGGCAGGGAACAACACAGGGCAGAATACACACCATGCCCAGACAGCCATTCAGGCCGATGATgacggagacacagacacagatactaTCATTTTGATCTGGATGTGGCCATTTGGTCACGCCTTTGACATAGACTCCTGTGCCTACTTTAACATCAAAGGCTGTCACCTAACAGTAGATAAAAACCTTTACAGCAAGGCGCACGGTGTCATCTTCCACCATAGAGACATCCATGGAGACCTGAAGAACATGCCCCAAGAGCAACGGCCATGGTTCCAGAAATGGGTGTGGTGGAATGCAGAATCACCAGCTAACACAAACAGGATTCCTGGTGTTGACAACTTGTTCAATTTGACTGCAAGTTATCGACTGGATTCTGACATTAAGGTTCCTTATGGGTCGCTTGTCGAGGTAACCAGTGAGGATAAGAGCTTTGAGCTGCCCAAGAAGGACAAATTAGTCTGCTGGGTAGTGAGCAACTGGAACCCAAACTACAAGAGGGTACAGGTGTTCAACGAGCTCAGTAGGCATGTCAAAGTAGAGGCCTATGGGCGACATTTTAGTAGATACCTAGAAAACGAAGACTACTCAAAGACTCTGTCCAGCTGTAAATTCTACCTGGCATTTGAAAACTCCATCTACAAAGACTATGCTACAGAGAAGCTGTTCAACGCTATGAAGTTGGGAGCAGTGCCCATTGTTCTAGGTCCATCCAGGGACAACTACGAGCAATTTATCCCAAGGGATTATTTCATCCATGTGAATGACTTCTCCTCTACAGAGGAGCTGGCAAAGCAGCTTCTCTTTCTCGACCAGAATAATGAAGAATACATGAGGTACTTCAACTGGCGAAATAACTTTAAAGTCCAGGGATGGTGGTTTGGACTTGAGCATGCCTGTCGCTCATGTGATTACATTCGAAAAAATAAAGAATACAGAACTTTTCATAATCTGAATAAATGGTTTTGGGGCTAA